Proteins found in one Actinokineospora alba genomic segment:
- a CDS encoding polysaccharide deacetylase family protein, translating into MKTRRRWEVVGLGIALMITFVILIVIGTARPQGSARTLNGTAVPQTSQSEAAPPQWQRKLKPGEKPPQFVIFSFDGAGSHDHWQKMMKIADGVDAHFSGFLSGIYLLNDGRRTEYTGPGHKPGKASIGFGGSEQDVTTLIADLNEAVDRGHEIGTHYNGHFCRGSEPSGGRWSAAQWNDELAQFFKFVDDARAKGLKVNPDMIDGGRTPCLEGKFDELMPTLAALGMTYDSSQVSDGLAWPRLQSGVWEFAMPTVKVPGVGYRKTILMDYNLWYILNRAKDEPARAEEFSKIAFDTYMGAYQAAFDGNRAPMVVGNHFNSWSGGGFMTAVEQFMGGVCAKPETVCATYTEVIDWMKLQDPAVLDQYRAMPNAQVAEPN; encoded by the coding sequence ATGAAAACGCGTAGACGCTGGGAAGTCGTCGGGCTCGGTATCGCTCTGATGATCACCTTTGTGATCTTGATCGTGATCGGGACCGCCCGACCCCAGGGCTCGGCGAGGACGCTGAACGGCACCGCGGTGCCGCAGACGAGCCAGTCGGAGGCCGCGCCGCCGCAGTGGCAGCGCAAACTCAAGCCGGGCGAGAAGCCGCCGCAATTCGTCATCTTCTCGTTCGACGGCGCCGGGTCGCATGACCATTGGCAGAAGATGATGAAGATCGCCGACGGCGTCGACGCGCATTTCTCCGGATTCCTCTCGGGCATTTACCTCCTCAACGACGGACGCCGGACCGAATACACCGGACCGGGACACAAGCCGGGCAAGGCGTCGATCGGATTCGGCGGCAGCGAACAGGACGTCACCACGCTCATCGCGGACCTCAACGAGGCCGTCGACCGGGGCCACGAGATCGGCACGCACTACAACGGCCACTTCTGCCGCGGCAGCGAGCCCAGCGGCGGCCGGTGGAGCGCCGCGCAGTGGAACGACGAACTCGCCCAGTTCTTCAAGTTCGTCGACGACGCCCGCGCCAAGGGCCTCAAGGTCAACCCGGACATGATCGACGGCGGCCGCACCCCGTGCCTGGAGGGCAAGTTCGACGAGCTGATGCCGACCCTGGCCGCCCTCGGCATGACGTACGACTCCAGCCAGGTCAGCGACGGCCTCGCCTGGCCGCGCCTGCAGAGCGGGGTCTGGGAGTTCGCGATGCCGACGGTGAAGGTGCCGGGCGTCGGGTACCGCAAGACGATCCTCATGGACTACAACCTCTGGTACATCCTCAACCGCGCCAAGGACGAGCCCGCGCGCGCCGAGGAGTTCAGCAAGATCGCGTTCGACACCTACATGGGCGCCTACCAGGCCGCTTTCGACGGCAACCGCGCGCCGATGGTCGTCGGCAACCACTTCAACTCGTGGTCGGGCGGCGGGTTCATGACCGCGGTCGAGCAGTTCATGGGCGGGGTCTGCGCGAAGCCGGAGACGGTCTGCGCGACGTACACCGAGGTCATCGACTGGATGAAGCTGCAGGACCCGGCCGTGCTCGACCAGTACCGGGCCATGCCGAACGCGCAGGTCGCCGAGCCGAACTGA
- a CDS encoding Bax inhibitor-1/YccA family protein, translating to MRSTSNPAFRNLPVGGYGPQAGFQPQAQGYPGQQPPYGGYEAPPTTGDRPMTVDDVVTKTATTIAVALATGIVTAIAVLSGSISPWPPMIGGLIVGLILSLVIIFKKTPNPALVLAYSAAEGVFLGAITGVFNALVPGIALQAILGTALVFITMLVVYKTGAIKVTPKLTKWIIGATVAAAGLMLVNLLLSFMGVDLGIRGNGPLAIGVSLLFIGIAAFNFLLDFDMADQMIRSGTPSKWAWYVAFGLMTTLVWLYLEILRLLYMLNSSD from the coding sequence GTGCGTTCTACGAGCAACCCCGCGTTCCGCAACCTGCCCGTGGGCGGGTACGGGCCGCAAGCGGGCTTCCAGCCACAGGCCCAGGGCTACCCGGGCCAGCAGCCCCCGTACGGCGGCTATGAGGCGCCGCCGACCACCGGCGACCGCCCGATGACGGTCGACGACGTCGTCACCAAGACCGCGACGACCATCGCGGTCGCGCTGGCCACCGGCATCGTGACCGCGATCGCCGTTCTCAGCGGTTCGATCAGCCCGTGGCCGCCGATGATCGGCGGTCTGATCGTCGGTCTCATCCTGTCGCTGGTCATCATCTTCAAGAAGACCCCGAACCCCGCGCTGGTGCTGGCGTACTCGGCGGCTGAGGGTGTGTTCCTCGGTGCGATCACGGGCGTGTTCAACGCCCTCGTGCCGGGTATCGCCCTGCAGGCCATCCTGGGTACCGCACTGGTGTTCATCACGATGCTGGTCGTCTACAAGACCGGCGCCATCAAGGTCACCCCGAAGCTCACCAAGTGGATCATCGGGGCCACCGTGGCCGCCGCCGGTCTGATGCTGGTCAACCTGCTGCTGTCGTTCATGGGTGTCGACTTGGGCATCCGCGGCAACGGCCCGCTGGCCATCGGCGTCAGCCTGCTGTTCATCGGCATCGCGGCGTTCAACTTCCTGCTCGACTTCGACATGGCGGACCAGATGATCCGCAGCGGCACCCCGTCGAAGTGGGCCTGGTACGTCGCGTTCGGCCTGATGACCACGTTGGTCTGGCTGTACCTGGAGATCCTGCGCCTGCTGTACATGCTCAACAGCAGCGACTGA
- a CDS encoding acetyl-CoA C-acetyltransferase encodes MPEAVIVSAVRSPIGRAGKGSLVDIRPDDLTAQMVRAALDKVPALDPTEIDDLMLGCGLPGGEQGNNLGRIVSVLLGYDHLPGCTVTRYCASSLQTTRMALHAIKAGEGDVFISAGVETVSRFVKGSSDSWPDTRNPIFDEAVARTKTVAESGAGEWHDPREDGIVPDAYIAMGQTAENLALLKGVTREDMDHFGVRSQNLAEKAIKEGFWAREITPVTLPDGRVVDTDDGPRPGITYEKTATLKPVFRPDGRVTAGNCCPLNDGAAALVIMSDTKAKQLGLTPLARIVSTGVSGLSPEIMGLGPVEASKRALALAGLTVNDIDLFEINEAFAAQVLPSARDLGIPEDKLNVNGGAIAIGHPFGMTGARIATTLINSLQWHDKQFGLETMCVGGGQGMAMVLERLS; translated from the coding sequence ATGCCAGAGGCAGTCATCGTCTCAGCGGTCCGATCCCCCATCGGCCGCGCCGGAAAGGGGTCGCTGGTCGACATCCGCCCGGACGACCTCACCGCGCAGATGGTGCGCGCCGCCCTGGACAAGGTGCCCGCGCTCGACCCGACCGAGATCGACGACCTGATGCTCGGCTGCGGCCTGCCCGGCGGCGAGCAGGGCAACAACCTGGGCCGCATCGTCTCGGTCCTGCTCGGCTACGACCACCTGCCCGGCTGCACCGTGACCCGCTACTGCGCCTCGTCGCTGCAGACCACGCGGATGGCGCTGCACGCCATCAAGGCGGGCGAGGGTGACGTGTTCATCTCCGCGGGCGTGGAGACCGTGTCGCGGTTCGTGAAGGGCAGTTCCGACTCCTGGCCCGACACCCGCAACCCGATCTTCGACGAGGCGGTCGCGCGCACCAAGACCGTCGCCGAGAGCGGCGCGGGCGAGTGGCACGACCCGCGCGAGGACGGCATCGTCCCCGACGCCTACATCGCGATGGGCCAGACCGCGGAGAACCTCGCCCTGCTCAAGGGCGTCACCCGCGAGGACATGGACCACTTCGGCGTGCGGTCGCAGAACCTGGCCGAGAAGGCGATCAAGGAGGGATTCTGGGCCCGCGAGATCACCCCGGTCACCCTGCCCGACGGCCGCGTGGTCGACACCGACGACGGTCCCCGCCCCGGCATCACCTACGAGAAGACCGCGACCCTCAAGCCGGTCTTCCGCCCCGACGGCCGGGTCACCGCGGGCAACTGCTGCCCGCTCAACGACGGAGCCGCGGCCCTGGTGATCATGTCCGACACGAAGGCGAAGCAGCTGGGCCTGACCCCGCTGGCGCGGATCGTGTCCACCGGCGTGTCCGGCCTGTCGCCGGAGATCATGGGCCTGGGCCCGGTCGAGGCCTCCAAGCGCGCGCTGGCGCTGGCGGGTCTGACGGTCAATGACATCGACCTGTTCGAGATCAACGAGGCGTTCGCCGCGCAGGTCCTCCCCTCGGCCCGCGACCTGGGCATCCCGGAGGACAAGCTGAACGTCAACGGCGGCGCCATCGCGATCGGCCACCCGTTCGGCATGACCGGCGCCCGCATCGCCACCACGCTGATCAACTCCCTGCAGTGGCACGACAAGCAGTTCGGCCTGGAGACGATGTGCGTCGGCGGCGGCCAGGGCATGGCCATGGTCCTGGAGCGCTTGAGTTAA
- a CDS encoding SGNH/GDSL hydrolase family protein produces MVGLRALRVAAMTAGSVGGLSGVAYTLLNTQSRQARTIIGVPRDLPFNADGVYRPDGTGPVALSSTDVLRFAMFGDSSAAGLGAESPDRLPGVVLARALAEESGRPVRLVTHAVSGSRTTGLIPQIDAALVDPPDVAVVMIGGNDVTARMRIGTSAALLAEQVRRLTDAGTAVVVGTCPDLGTIRPIPQPLRTLAQHWSRALARAQTRELNRTEATSVPMAAILGPWFRDRPDEYFSPDRFHPNGDGYALAAGVMLAPLCAAGGVWKSSR; encoded by the coding sequence ATGGTGGGACTTCGGGCTTTGCGCGTGGCCGCGATGACGGCCGGATCGGTCGGCGGCCTGTCCGGTGTGGCCTACACCCTGCTCAACACCCAGTCACGACAGGCCAGAACGATCATCGGCGTCCCCCGCGACCTGCCGTTCAACGCCGACGGGGTGTACCGCCCGGACGGCACCGGCCCGGTGGCGCTGTCCAGCACCGACGTGCTCAGGTTCGCGATGTTCGGCGACTCCAGCGCGGCGGGCCTCGGGGCGGAATCGCCCGACCGGCTGCCGGGCGTGGTCCTGGCCAGGGCGCTCGCCGAGGAGTCCGGCAGGCCGGTACGTCTCGTCACGCACGCGGTGAGCGGGTCGCGGACCACCGGCCTCATCCCGCAGATCGACGCCGCGCTGGTCGACCCGCCGGACGTCGCGGTGGTCATGATCGGCGGCAACGACGTGACCGCCCGGATGCGGATCGGGACGTCGGCGGCGCTGCTCGCCGAGCAGGTGCGCAGGCTGACCGACGCGGGCACCGCTGTCGTCGTGGGCACCTGCCCCGACCTGGGCACGATCCGGCCGATCCCGCAGCCGCTGCGCACGCTCGCGCAGCACTGGAGTCGGGCGCTGGCCCGGGCGCAGACCCGCGAGCTCAACCGCACCGAGGCGACGTCGGTGCCGATGGCGGCGATCCTGGGGCCGTGGTTTCGCGACCGGCCCGACGAATACTTCAGCCCGGACCGCTTCCACCCCAACGGCGACGGCTACGCGCTCGCCGCGGGCGTGATGCTCGCCCCGCTGTGCGCGGCGGGTGGTGTGTGGAAAAGTTCGCGATAA
- a CDS encoding cystathionine beta-synthase: MQYVDHIIDLVGDTPLVKLNSLAKGLAPTVLAKVEYFNPGGSVKDRIAVRMIDAAEKSGALKPGGTIVEPTSGNTGIGLALVAQRRGYKCVFVCPDKVSEDKRNVLKAYGAEVVVCPTAVAPEHPDSYYNVSDRLVREIEGAWKPDQYSNQENPLSHYYSTGPELWTQTEGKITHFVAGVGTGGTISGTGRYLKEVSDGRVQVIGADPEGSVYSGGTGRPYLVEGVGEDFWPTAYDRDVADEIIAVSDAESFHITRRLAREEGLLVGGSCGMAAAAALRLAGRLGPDDVVVVLLPDGGRGYLSKVFNDSWMAQYGFLPPEHSGATVGDVLRRKSASGHSVPEFIHAHPGETVADAVAVLREFGVSQMPVVNAEPPVMAAEVVGAVNERDLLDALFTGKAALADRVEQHMSPPLPTIGAGEQVSAAMGALSSADGALVLVDGKPAGVVTRQDLLGFLAGR, from the coding sequence GTGCAGTACGTCGACCACATCATCGACCTCGTCGGCGACACGCCGCTGGTCAAGCTGAACTCACTGGCCAAGGGTCTGGCTCCCACGGTGCTGGCCAAGGTCGAGTACTTCAACCCCGGCGGCAGCGTGAAAGACCGCATCGCCGTGCGGATGATCGACGCGGCGGAGAAGTCCGGCGCGCTCAAGCCCGGCGGCACGATCGTCGAGCCCACCTCCGGCAACACCGGCATCGGCCTGGCCCTGGTCGCCCAGCGCCGCGGCTACAAGTGTGTCTTCGTCTGCCCGGACAAGGTCAGCGAGGACAAGCGCAACGTCCTCAAGGCCTACGGCGCCGAGGTCGTGGTCTGCCCCACGGCCGTCGCCCCCGAGCACCCGGACTCCTACTACAACGTCTCCGACCGCCTGGTGCGCGAGATCGAGGGCGCCTGGAAGCCGGACCAGTACTCCAACCAGGAGAACCCGCTCAGCCACTACTACTCGACCGGCCCCGAGCTGTGGACGCAGACCGAGGGCAAGATCACCCACTTCGTCGCGGGCGTCGGCACCGGCGGCACGATCTCCGGCACCGGCCGCTACCTCAAGGAGGTCAGCGACGGCCGGGTCCAGGTGATCGGCGCCGACCCCGAGGGCTCGGTGTACTCCGGCGGCACCGGCAGGCCGTACCTCGTCGAGGGCGTCGGCGAGGACTTCTGGCCGACCGCGTACGACCGCGACGTCGCCGACGAGATCATCGCCGTGTCCGACGCGGAGTCCTTCCACATCACCCGCAGGCTCGCCCGCGAGGAAGGCCTGCTGGTCGGCGGCTCGTGCGGCATGGCCGCCGCGGCCGCGCTGCGCCTGGCCGGCCGCCTCGGCCCGGACGACGTCGTCGTCGTGCTGCTGCCCGACGGCGGCCGCGGCTACCTGTCCAAGGTGTTCAACGACTCGTGGATGGCCCAGTACGGCTTCCTGCCGCCCGAGCATTCCGGCGCCACCGTCGGCGACGTGCTCCGCCGCAAGAGCGCGTCTGGCCACTCGGTTCCCGAGTTCATCCACGCCCACCCGGGCGAGACCGTGGCCGACGCGGTCGCCGTGCTGCGCGAGTTCGGCGTCAGCCAGATGCCCGTGGTCAACGCGGAGCCGCCGGTCATGGCCGCCGAGGTCGTGGGCGCGGTCAACGAGCGCGACCTGCTCGACGCCCTGTTCACCGGCAAGGCCGCGCTGGCCGACCGGGTCGAGCAGCACATGTCCCCGCCGCTGCCGACCATCGGCGCGGGCGAGCAGGTCAGCGCCGCGATGGGCGCGCTGTCCTCGGCCGACGGCGCGCTGGTACTCGTCGACGGCAAGCCCGCGGGCGTGGTGACCAGGCAGGACCTCTTGGGTTTCCTGGCAGGCCGTTAA
- a CDS encoding cystathionine gamma-synthase produces MADDSARWGFETRAIHAGQDPDPRTGAVIVPIYQTSTFAQDGVGGLREGYEYSRTANPTRTALETALASLEGGAHGLAFASGMAASDVALRSMTRPGDHVILGNDAYGGTFRLIDKVMTLWGVEYSAVDLSDLDATRAALRPTTKVIWSETPTNPLLGIADIAALAAIATEGGAKLVIDNTFATPYLQAPLSLGADVVLHSTTKYLGGHSDVVGGALVTSDSELNDQFAFLRNAAGAVPGPFDSWLTLRGAKTLALRMERHSDNAERIVETLLRSDKISKVYYPGLSDHPGHEIAAKQMRRFGGMISFSVAGGEQAALDLVSRTKLFTLGESLGGIESLIEHPGRMTHASTAGSPLQVPADLVRLSVGIEDSTDLIQDLVSAL; encoded by the coding sequence ATGGCTGACGACTCTGCCCGCTGGGGCTTCGAAACCCGGGCTATCCACGCGGGGCAGGACCCCGACCCGCGCACCGGCGCGGTGATCGTGCCGATCTACCAGACCTCGACCTTCGCCCAGGACGGCGTGGGCGGTCTGCGGGAAGGCTACGAGTACTCGCGCACGGCGAACCCGACGCGCACCGCGCTGGAGACGGCGCTGGCGTCGCTGGAGGGCGGCGCGCACGGACTGGCGTTCGCCTCCGGCATGGCCGCCTCCGACGTCGCGCTGCGCAGCATGACGCGTCCCGGTGACCACGTGATCCTCGGCAACGACGCCTACGGCGGCACGTTCCGGCTGATCGACAAGGTCATGACCCTGTGGGGCGTGGAGTACTCCGCGGTCGACCTGTCCGACCTGGACGCGACCCGGGCGGCGCTGCGGCCGACCACGAAGGTCATCTGGTCGGAGACCCCGACCAACCCGCTGCTCGGCATCGCCGACATCGCCGCGCTGGCCGCGATCGCCACCGAGGGCGGCGCGAAGCTGGTCATCGACAACACCTTCGCCACCCCGTACCTGCAGGCGCCGCTGAGCCTGGGCGCCGACGTGGTGCTGCACTCGACGACGAAGTACCTCGGCGGCCACTCCGACGTGGTCGGCGGCGCCCTGGTCACCTCGGACTCCGAGCTCAACGACCAGTTCGCGTTCCTGCGCAACGCCGCGGGCGCGGTCCCCGGCCCGTTCGACTCGTGGCTGACCCTGCGCGGCGCGAAGACGCTGGCGCTGCGGATGGAGCGGCACAGCGACAACGCCGAGCGGATCGTCGAGACGCTGCTGCGCAGCGACAAGATCAGCAAGGTGTACTACCCGGGCCTGAGCGACCACCCGGGCCACGAGATCGCCGCCAAGCAGATGCGCCGCTTCGGCGGGATGATCTCGTTCTCGGTGGCCGGGGGCGAGCAGGCCGCGCTGGACCTGGTCTCGCGCACCAAGCTGTTCACCCTGGGCGAGTCCCTGGGCGGCATCGAGTCGCTGATCGAGCACCCGGGCCGGATGACCCACGCCAGCACCGCGGGCTCACCCCTGCAGGTCCCCGCCGACCTCGTCCGCCTCTCCGTAGGCATCGAGGACAGCACCGACCTAATCCAAGACCTCGTCTCCGCCCTCTAA
- the hppD gene encoding 4-hydroxyphenylpyruvate dioxygenase, producing the protein MTGTLGRSELGMDEVSYDQLRQLVGLVDYDESRDPFPVNAMDAVVFVVGNATQTALFYQAAFGMELVAYSGPETGNTDHKSFVLKSGSARFVIKGGVRPGSPLLDHHREHGDGVVDLALAVPDVDKCVEHARAEGAIILEEPNDVTDEHGTIRTAAIATYGRTRHTLVDRSRYTGPYLPGYVAKTGSYRKPADAPKRLFQAIDHCVGNVELGKMDYWVDWYNRVMGFVNMAEFVGDDIATEYSALMSKVVSNGNHRVKFPLNEPAIAKKKSQIDEYLEFYGGPGCQHIALATNDIIATVTAMRAAGVEFLDIPDSYYEDPELRARIGEVRVPIELLKENAILVDRDEDGYLLQIFTKPIGDRPTVFYEMIERHGSLGFGKGNFKALFEAIEREQERRGNL; encoded by the coding sequence ATGACTGGGACCCTCGGCCGCAGCGAACTGGGCATGGACGAGGTGAGCTACGACCAGCTCCGCCAGCTCGTCGGCCTCGTCGACTATGACGAGAGCCGTGATCCGTTCCCCGTGAACGCGATGGACGCCGTCGTGTTCGTCGTCGGCAACGCCACGCAGACCGCGCTGTTCTATCAGGCCGCGTTCGGCATGGAGCTCGTCGCCTACTCGGGCCCGGAGACCGGCAACACCGACCACAAGTCGTTCGTGCTGAAGTCCGGATCGGCCCGCTTCGTCATCAAGGGCGGCGTGCGCCCCGGCAGCCCGCTGCTCGACCACCACCGCGAGCACGGCGATGGCGTCGTCGACCTCGCCCTGGCCGTGCCGGACGTCGACAAGTGCGTCGAGCACGCCCGGGCCGAAGGCGCGATCATCCTCGAAGAGCCCAACGACGTCACCGATGAGCACGGCACCATCCGCACCGCCGCCATCGCCACCTACGGCCGGACCCGCCACACCCTGGTGGACCGGTCCCGCTACACCGGGCCCTACCTGCCCGGATACGTCGCGAAGACGGGCTCCTACCGCAAGCCCGCCGACGCGCCGAAGCGGCTGTTCCAGGCCATCGACCACTGTGTCGGCAACGTCGAGCTCGGCAAGATGGACTACTGGGTCGACTGGTACAACCGCGTCATGGGCTTCGTGAACATGGCGGAGTTCGTCGGCGACGACATCGCCACCGAGTACTCGGCGCTGATGAGCAAGGTTGTCTCCAACGGCAACCACCGGGTCAAGTTCCCGCTCAACGAGCCGGCGATCGCGAAGAAGAAGTCGCAGATCGACGAGTACCTCGAGTTCTACGGCGGCCCCGGCTGCCAGCACATCGCCTTGGCCACCAACGACATCATCGCCACGGTCACCGCGATGCGCGCCGCGGGCGTCGAGTTCCTCGACATCCCGGACTCCTACTACGAGGACCCCGAGCTGCGCGCCCGCATCGGCGAGGTCCGGGTGCCGATCGAGCTGCTCAAGGAGAACGCGATCCTGGTCGACCGCGACGAGGACGGGTACCTCCTGCAGATCTTCACCAAGCCGATCGGCGACCGGCCGACGGTCTTCTACGAGATGATCGAGCGGCACGGTTCGCTCGGCTTCGGCAAGGGCAACTTCAAGGCCCTGTTCGAGGCCATCGAGCGCGAGCAGGAGCGCCGGGGCAACCTGTAA
- a CDS encoding Lrp/AsnC family transcriptional regulator: protein MSDDHGDVLDVLDARLLLLLTDEPRLGVLECSRRLGVARGTVQARMDRLERRGVLGGFPPALDLAAMGYGLTAFAVLEIAQGRRIEVAERLRAIHEVCEVHATTGQGDLLVRMVARDNADLQRVIDRVVNVEWVQRTSTSIALSTPVPMRVRPLLERIVR from the coding sequence GTGTCGGATGATCACGGGGATGTGCTCGACGTCCTTGACGCCAGATTGCTCTTGCTGTTGACCGACGAACCGCGGCTGGGCGTGCTCGAATGCTCGCGCAGGCTCGGCGTCGCGCGGGGCACGGTGCAAGCCCGGATGGACCGCCTGGAGCGGCGCGGCGTGCTCGGCGGGTTTCCGCCGGCGCTCGACCTCGCGGCGATGGGCTACGGGCTGACGGCGTTCGCGGTGCTGGAGATCGCGCAGGGCAGGCGGATCGAGGTGGCCGAGCGGCTGCGGGCGATCCACGAGGTGTGCGAGGTGCACGCCACCACGGGCCAGGGCGACCTGCTCGTGCGGATGGTGGCCAGGGACAACGCCGACCTGCAGCGGGTCATCGACCGCGTGGTGAACGTCGAGTGGGTGCAGCGCACCTCGACTTCGATCGCTTTGTCCACCCCGGTGCCGATGCGCGTCCGGCCCTTACTCGAACGCATCGTGCGGTGA
- the greA gene encoding transcription elongation factor GreA: MTVSDTQVTWLTQEAYNRLKHELDELIENRPVIAQKINTSREEGDLKENGGYHAAREEQGQQEARIRHLQELLRGAKVGEAPSNDGVAEPGMVLTVRYEGDDDEEQFLLATREEGSEGELEVYSPESPLGRALLGAKEGETREYALPSGKIQKVTLTKAVPYSG, translated from the coding sequence GTGACCGTGAGCGACACCCAGGTGACCTGGTTGACCCAGGAGGCCTACAACCGGCTCAAGCACGAGCTCGACGAGCTGATTGAGAACCGCCCGGTCATCGCGCAGAAGATCAACACCAGCCGCGAGGAGGGTGACCTCAAGGAAAACGGGGGCTACCACGCGGCCCGTGAAGAGCAGGGGCAGCAGGAGGCCCGGATCCGGCATCTGCAGGAGCTGCTTCGCGGAGCGAAGGTCGGCGAAGCCCCGTCCAACGACGGCGTCGCCGAGCCGGGCATGGTGTTGACGGTCCGCTACGAGGGCGACGACGACGAGGAGCAGTTCCTGCTCGCCACCCGCGAGGAAGGCAGCGAGGGCGAGCTCGAGGTCTACTCCCCCGAGTCGCCGCTGGGTCGCGCCTTGCTCGGTGCCAAGGAAGGCGAGACCCGCGAGTACGCACTGCCCAGCGGCAAGATCCAAAAAGTCACGCTGACCAAGGCAGTCCCCTACAGCGGCTGA
- a CDS encoding DUF4307 domain-containing protein translates to MTVAGHALPEGRYGKPRAKRSRRTTVVLIALGLLAGGGAAYLAYTNLGSAPIEAERISFGNQPDNRMQLVFDVTRQTPDRAAVCIVRTRGIDGGEGGRKEVYIAPGASSVRVTTVISSSSEPVTADVFGCSYQVPAYLSTGQPPTG, encoded by the coding sequence ATGACCGTGGCCGGTCACGCGCTGCCGGAAGGCCGCTACGGGAAACCGCGCGCCAAGCGGTCCCGGCGGACCACGGTGGTCCTCATCGCCCTTGGTCTTCTCGCAGGTGGGGGCGCCGCCTACCTCGCGTACACGAATCTGGGGAGCGCCCCGATCGAGGCCGAGCGGATCTCGTTCGGCAACCAGCCGGACAACCGGATGCAGCTGGTTTTCGACGTCACGCGGCAGACCCCCGACCGGGCCGCGGTGTGCATCGTGCGTACCCGCGGCATCGACGGCGGCGAAGGCGGGCGCAAGGAGGTCTACATCGCCCCCGGGGCCTCTTCCGTGCGCGTGACCACAGTGATCTCCAGCTCATCCGAACCGGTGACAGCCGACGTGTTCGGGTGCTCCTACCAGGTGCCCGCATACCTGTCCACAGGACAGCCGCCAACGGGGTGA
- the mca gene encoding mycothiol conjugate amidase Mca yields MAEKLRLMAVHAHPDDESSKGAATMAKYVADGHEVMVVTCTGGERGDILNPAMDRPEVLADIPAVRRAEMAKAAEILGVQHRWLGFVDSGLPEGDPLPPLPEGCFALVPLEESVPPLVQAIREFKPHVVLTYDENGGYPHPDHIRCHEVSVAAFDAAGDPDLHPEAGDPWTPLKLYYMHGFSRARLVAMHEALLAAGLESPYGEWLENWSADRGDISHRVTTKIHCSEYFEVRDAALLAHATQIDPDSRWFAVPLDIQRSVWPFEEYELVRSLVDSTLPEDDLFSGVAEKVTL; encoded by the coding sequence ATGGCCGAGAAGCTGCGTTTGATGGCGGTTCACGCCCATCCGGACGACGAGTCGAGCAAGGGCGCCGCCACGATGGCGAAGTACGTCGCCGACGGTCACGAGGTCATGGTCGTGACCTGCACCGGTGGCGAGCGTGGCGACATCCTGAACCCGGCCATGGACCGCCCGGAGGTCCTCGCCGACATCCCGGCCGTGCGCCGCGCGGAGATGGCCAAGGCCGCCGAGATCCTCGGTGTCCAGCACCGCTGGCTCGGCTTCGTCGACTCGGGCCTGCCCGAGGGCGACCCGCTGCCGCCGCTGCCCGAGGGCTGCTTCGCCCTGGTGCCGCTGGAGGAGTCGGTCCCGCCGCTGGTCCAGGCGATCCGCGAGTTCAAGCCGCACGTCGTGCTCACGTACGACGAGAACGGCGGCTACCCGCACCCCGACCACATCCGCTGCCACGAGGTCTCCGTCGCCGCGTTCGACGCCGCGGGCGACCCCGACCTGCACCCCGAAGCGGGTGACCCGTGGACGCCGCTGAAGCTGTACTACATGCACGGGTTCTCCCGCGCCCGGCTGGTGGCCATGCACGAGGCCCTGCTCGCGGCCGGGCTCGAGTCGCCCTACGGCGAGTGGCTGGAGAACTGGAGCGCCGACCGCGGCGACATCTCCCACCGGGTCACCACGAAGATCCACTGCTCGGAGTACTTCGAGGTCCGCGACGCCGCGCTCCTCGCCCACGCCACCCAGATCGACCCGGACAGCCGCTGGTTCGCCGTGCCGCTGGACATCCAGCGCAGCGTCTGGCCGTTCGAGGAGTACGAGCTGGTCCGGTCGCTGGTGGACAGCACCCTCCCGGAGGACGACTTGTTCTCCGGGGTCGCTGAGAAGGTGACACTGTGA
- a CDS encoding VOC family protein yields the protein MASLNITPCLWFDTQGEQAAEFYCSVFPNSKIKQVTRYGPDMPGPEGQAMTVDFEIDGQPFIALNGGPEFKFSEAVSFQIFCKDQAEVDHYWSALTEGGGEESECGWLRDKFGLSWQVIPTRLMELVENPGAMQAMLKMKKIDIAELERAAT from the coding sequence ATGGCGTCACTCAACATCACCCCGTGCCTGTGGTTCGACACCCAGGGCGAGCAGGCCGCGGAGTTCTACTGCTCGGTGTTCCCCAACTCCAAGATCAAGCAGGTCACGCGCTACGGACCGGACATGCCAGGCCCCGAAGGCCAGGCGATGACGGTCGACTTCGAGATCGACGGCCAGCCGTTCATCGCGCTCAACGGTGGGCCGGAATTCAAGTTCAGCGAGGCCGTCTCGTTCCAGATCTTCTGCAAGGACCAGGCCGAGGTGGACCACTACTGGTCGGCGCTGACCGAGGGCGGCGGCGAGGAGAGTGAGTGCGGGTGGCTGCGGGACAAGTTCGGTCTGTCCTGGCAGGTCATCCCCACCCGGCTGATGGAACTGGTCGAGAACCCGGGCGCGATGCAGGCCATGCTCAAGATGAAGAAGATCGACATCGCCGAGCTCGAACGCGCCGCGACCTGA